In Selenomonas dianae, a genomic segment contains:
- the rpsP gene encoding 30S ribosomal protein S16 — MAVKIRLNRMGAKKNPFYRIVVADSRAPRDGRFIEILGNYDPSKQPALVSIDEDKAIDWMKKGAQPTDTVRNILSKNGTMAKFAEAKRQKD, encoded by the coding sequence ATGGCAGTCAAGATTCGTTTGAACCGCATGGGCGCGAAGAAGAATCCCTTTTATCGCATTGTGGTCGCCGACTCGCGTGCACCGCGTGATGGTCGATTCATCGAGATCCTTGGAAACTACGATCCGTCGAAGCAGCCCGCCCTCGTCAGCATTGACGAGGACAAGGCAATCGACTGGATGAAGAAGGGCGCACAGCCGACCGACACGGTCAGGAACATCCTGAGCAAGAACGGTACGATGGCGAAATTCGCCGAGGCAAAGCGTCAGAAGGACTGA
- a CDS encoding KH domain-containing protein, with protein sequence MKEIVEVIAKSLVDHPEAVVVDETQDDQEVILRLRVAEDDMGKVIGKQGRIAKALRSVVKAAATKENKRATVEIG encoded by the coding sequence GTGAAAGAGATAGTCGAGGTTATCGCAAAATCCTTGGTGGATCATCCGGAAGCTGTCGTCGTTGACGAAACGCAGGATGACCAGGAGGTCATTTTGAGGCTTCGTGTGGCAGAGGATGACATGGGCAAGGTCATCGGCAAGCAGGGGCGCATTGCAAAGGCGCTCCGCAGTGTTGTCAAAGCTGCCGCGACGAAGGAGAATAAGAGGGCAACGGTCGAGATCGGCTGA
- the rimM gene encoding ribosome maturation factor RimM (Essential for efficient processing of 16S rRNA): MTRLSQSAPKGRIIIGRVGAAHGIHGDLRVIPLTDFPERFAALREVMVGDELLHVESARPQGKNFLMRFREYAVREDAQKLTGRLLTVARAEAAPLDEGEYYVFDIVGLTVCDEEDNELGTVEDVLRTGSNDVYAVRSEDGREILIPALRKVVRAIDVAGGRMTVRLPE, translated from the coding sequence ATGACAAGATTGTCGCAATCCGCTCCTAAGGGGCGCATTATTATCGGGCGCGTCGGCGCGGCACACGGGATTCATGGCGATCTGCGCGTGATTCCGCTGACGGATTTTCCCGAGCGGTTCGCTGCGCTGCGCGAGGTCATGGTGGGCGATGAACTCCTGCACGTCGAGAGCGCACGTCCGCAGGGGAAGAACTTTCTCATGCGCTTTCGTGAGTACGCTGTCCGCGAGGACGCGCAGAAACTTACGGGACGGCTGCTCACGGTCGCACGCGCGGAGGCGGCACCGCTCGACGAGGGCGAGTATTATGTCTTTGACATCGTGGGACTGACGGTCTGCGATGAGGAGGATAACGAGCTCGGCACGGTCGAGGATGTTCTTCGGACGGGCAGCAACGATGTGTACGCTGTGCGCAGTGAGGACGGGCGTGAAATCCTCATCCCCGCCCTGCGAAAGGTCGTACGAGCGATTGATGTGGCAGGCGGACGCATGACGGTGCGGCTGCCGGAATAG
- the tsaE gene encoding tRNA (adenosine(37)-N6)-threonylcarbamoyltransferase complex ATPase subunit type 1 TsaE — MLTCITQSPEETAHLAGTIGKIIHEGTVICLDGELGVGKTLFVRALARTLGVESDVTSPTFNLMNIYEAACPIVHFDLYRIASEEELEEIGFYEYAEATEGIVLIEWAEKFPDAMPDDRLQVNIAALGEEQRQFTFAAEGELSTALLEELSEIVDPEH, encoded by the coding sequence ATGCTCACCTGTATCACGCAATCGCCTGAGGAGACTGCGCATTTAGCGGGAACGATCGGTAAAATCATCCACGAGGGGACGGTGATCTGCCTCGATGGAGAACTTGGTGTGGGCAAGACCCTCTTTGTACGTGCTCTCGCGCGGACGCTCGGCGTGGAGAGCGATGTGACGAGCCCGACATTTAACCTCATGAATATCTACGAGGCGGCATGTCCCATTGTGCATTTTGACCTCTATCGGATCGCATCCGAGGAGGAACTGGAGGAAATCGGCTTCTATGAATATGCGGAAGCGACGGAGGGCATTGTGCTGATCGAGTGGGCGGAGAAATTCCCCGATGCGATGCCGGATGACCGTCTGCAGGTAAACATTGCGGCACTCGGCGAGGAGCAGCGGCAGTTTACCTTTGCCGCCGAGGGCGAGTTGAGCACGGCATTGTTGGAGGAGTTGAGCGAGATTGTCGATCCTGAGCATTGA
- a CDS encoding YlqD family protein — MDSISIKVPVTVKAKLTEKLRAKMLKEMEEGLSRAELEVQQLGIQEKRVMQEAEQGELTPQAIQHINAIRQERQRRLDYIEETTAHREELQKFVEGAEIVQGTLERQVEAKVGDDMRELMNVEILVEDDKIVAIRS, encoded by the coding sequence GTGGATTCTATTTCGATTAAAGTGCCTGTCACCGTCAAGGCAAAGCTGACGGAAAAGCTGCGTGCGAAGATGCTCAAGGAGATGGAGGAAGGTCTCAGCCGTGCGGAGCTTGAGGTACAGCAGCTCGGCATCCAAGAGAAGCGCGTCATGCAGGAGGCGGAACAGGGGGAGCTGACACCGCAGGCGATTCAGCACATCAATGCGATTCGGCAGGAGCGTCAGCGCCGCCTCGACTATATCGAGGAGACGACGGCACATCGCGAGGAACTGCAAAAGTTCGTCGAGGGTGCAGAGATCGTGCAGGGAACGCTTGAGCGTCAGGTCGAGGCGAAGGTCGGCGACGATATGCGCGAGCTGATGAACGTCGAGATTCTGGTGGAGGATGACAAGATTGTCGCAATCCGCTCCTAA
- the tsaB gene encoding tRNA (adenosine(37)-N6)-threonylcarbamoyltransferase complex dimerization subunit type 1 TsaB yields the protein MSILSIDTSSQVSSVAVLSAERVAAEISMQGALTHSETLMPHIETVLRMARVEKSELGGIAVSIGPGSFTGLRIGLAAAKMMAYALHIPLIAVPTLETLAHHCICEGMRLVPMMDAQKGNVYVQEFTWRADGDVLNLHEESPLAILPLTEVIASLAGTEQPVLLLGDAMQKKISLSLPTNVRLAPIHARMPRAACVGLSALTRLARGENDDPMTVAPLYLRRSEAEVLWEKRHGAEGAQ from the coding sequence TTGTCGATCCTGAGCATTGATACCTCCTCACAGGTTTCAAGCGTCGCCGTCCTCTCAGCGGAGCGCGTCGCGGCAGAGATCTCTATGCAAGGCGCGTTGACCCACTCGGAAACGTTGATGCCGCACATCGAGACGGTGCTCCGCATGGCACGTGTGGAAAAATCTGAACTCGGGGGAATTGCCGTCAGCATCGGCCCCGGCTCGTTCACGGGGCTGCGCATCGGACTTGCGGCGGCAAAGATGATGGCGTATGCCCTGCACATCCCGCTCATCGCTGTACCGACACTTGAGACGCTTGCCCATCACTGTATCTGTGAGGGAATGCGCCTCGTGCCTATGATGGACGCGCAGAAGGGGAACGTCTACGTGCAGGAGTTCACATGGCGTGCAGATGGCGATGTGCTGAACCTTCATGAGGAGAGTCCCCTTGCGATTCTGCCACTCACAGAGGTTATTGCCTCACTCGCGGGAACGGAGCAGCCCGTGCTTCTGCTCGGCGATGCCATGCAGAAGAAAATATCGCTTTCTTTGCCCACAAATGTACGACTTGCGCCGATTCATGCGCGTATGCCGCGTGCGGCGTGTGTGGGGCTCTCGGCACTCACGCGGCTTGCACGCGGGGAAAACGACGATCCCATGACGGTCGCGCCGCTCTATCTGCGCCGCAGCGAGGCGGAGGTGCTGTGGGAGAAACGTCACGGCGCGGAGGGGGCGCAGTGA